The Nitrospirota bacterium genome has a segment encoding these proteins:
- a CDS encoding transketolase: MKTDVAAVDVHSLEARAKDLRREILKMLTEAGSGHTGGSLSAADIVTALYFYKMRHNPATPKWEERDRFILSKGHAAPVLYAALALSGYFDMQLLRTLRKLGSPLQGHPCSKKLPGVEISTGSLGQGLSIANGIAMGLKIDKSGSRVYCLLGDGEIQEGQVWEAAMTAAHYRLDNLCAFIDNNGLQIDGHCCDVMHIEPIVSKWESFGWNVMDINGHDMKAIVDALNSAEAVKHKPTMIVARTIKGKGVSFFEGKVEYHGIAPTSEELEMAIKELEN, from the coding sequence ATGAAAACTGATGTTGCTGCTGTTGATGTACACTCACTTGAAGCCAGGGCAAAGGATCTGAGGAGAGAAATTCTCAAAATGCTTACCGAAGCAGGTTCCGGACATACAGGAGGTTCCCTTTCCGCTGCCGACATTGTGACCGCGCTCTATTTCTACAAAATGCGGCATAACCCGGCAACCCCGAAATGGGAGGAACGGGACAGGTTCATCCTTTCAAAAGGTCATGCGGCACCGGTCCTGTATGCCGCTCTTGCTCTCTCAGGCTATTTTGACATGCAGCTGCTCAGGACATTGCGCAAGCTTGGAAGTCCCCTGCAGGGGCATCCATGCTCAAAGAAACTTCCCGGCGTCGAGATCTCGACAGGTTCTCTCGGCCAGGGACTCTCCATCGCAAACGGAATCGCGATGGGACTCAAGATTGATAAATCAGGTTCTCGCGTGTATTGCCTTCTCGGAGACGGAGAGATACAGGAAGGTCAGGTCTGGGAGGCTGCCATGACCGCTGCCCATTACCGGCTCGATAATCTTTGTGCCTTCATCGACAACAACGGTCTTCAGATTGACGGCCACTGCTGCGACGTAATGCACATCGAGCCGATTGTAAGCAAATGGGAATCTTTCGGCTGGAACGTCATGGACATCAACGGACATGACATGAAGGCAATCGTTGACGCGCTGAACAGCGCAGAGGCAGTGAAGCACAAACCGACCATGATAGTTGCACGTACGATAAAAGGGAAAGGGGTATCCTTCTTTGAAGGAAAAGTTGAATACCACGGGATCGCACCAACATCTGAGGAACTCGAAATGGCAATAAAGGAGCTGGAGAACTAA
- a CDS encoding ABC transporter permease: MAAPYAFRMALQSILHEKWINLLSILTIAAGLLFTALTVLSVYNVEMITRKLPEKFSVMLYLRDNLSKEETDSIVSAAQKDPSVIKASLIPKDEALRELKSTLKDAEIILGGIGENPLPDTIEIKLKPDAVGPENIRRLTEKLRDFRGIQEIEYGERFLASIYSLRMGIKTAGMIVVVIMAAGMIFVCYSTVKILFFRKNTEIETYKLLGATKGFIRAPFIIEGAVIGMAGGFLSFIGMLALYYFVVLNLSLSFPIFKMVHFPVEASFVLIPAGLFLGITGSAIAIGRIRY; encoded by the coding sequence ATGGCTGCTCCTTATGCTTTCAGAATGGCGCTTCAGAGTATCCTCCATGAAAAGTGGATCAACCTTCTGTCGATCCTGACGATCGCAGCAGGCCTCCTGTTCACCGCGCTTACGGTTCTTTCCGTCTACAATGTTGAAATGATAACCAGGAAACTACCGGAAAAATTTTCCGTGATGCTCTATCTCAGGGATAACCTGTCAAAGGAGGAGACCGACAGCATTGTCAGTGCTGCACAAAAAGACCCCTCCGTGATAAAGGCAAGTCTTATTCCAAAAGATGAAGCACTGAGAGAACTCAAGTCAACACTGAAAGACGCTGAAATAATCCTCGGCGGAATCGGCGAAAACCCCCTCCCCGACACAATAGAGATAAAGCTGAAGCCAGATGCGGTGGGGCCTGAGAATATAAGGCGATTGACTGAAAAGTTGCGTGATTTCAGGGGAATCCAGGAAATAGAATACGGGGAGAGATTTCTTGCATCTATCTACTCGCTCAGGATGGGGATCAAAACTGCGGGGATGATCGTCGTGGTGATTATGGCTGCCGGGATGATATTCGTCTGCTACAGCACCGTGAAAATTCTTTTTTTCAGGAAAAACACTGAAATTGAAACCTATAAGCTCCTCGGAGCGACAAAGGGTTTCATCAGGGCGCCGTTTATCATAGAGGGCGCTGTAATAGGCATGGCAGGCGGTTTTCTGAGTTTCATCGGCATGCTCGCATTGTATTATTTTGTTGTGCTCAATCTGAGCCTTTCTTTTCCCATATTCAAGATGGTACATTTTCCGGTCGAAGCCTCCTTCGTCCTTATCCCGGCAGGGCTTTTTCTCGGAATAACCGGATCTGCAATAGCTATCGGGAGGATCAGATATTAG
- a CDS encoding nitroreductase family protein, producing the protein MLLTKDAIERRRSIRRFKPDSVPDECITAVLDAARLAPSGCNAQPWRFKIVTDSNTKTALSEAAFGQMFIANAPAVFVCCADIRGYLEGMVSGIQDLGRTGAVQNRIIKILLSRAEQMDSQLNLMSKEQLGSRIAFNVAIAVEHMVLRALDFGLGSCWVRLIDEQKIRDIFGWDENIFVVALLPLGYPDESPRPRKRLRLEDLILE; encoded by the coding sequence ATGCTGCTGACGAAAGATGCAATAGAGAGAAGACGAAGCATCAGAAGATTCAAGCCTGATTCTGTACCCGATGAATGCATAACGGCTGTCCTCGATGCTGCGCGACTTGCTCCGTCAGGATGTAATGCCCAGCCATGGCGATTCAAAATTGTCACTGACAGCAATACCAAAACAGCTCTGTCTGAAGCAGCTTTCGGACAGATGTTTATCGCAAATGCTCCGGCAGTATTTGTATGCTGCGCTGATATAAGAGGCTATCTGGAAGGCATGGTGTCGGGAATCCAGGATCTCGGCAGAACAGGTGCCGTCCAGAACAGAATTATCAAAATACTCCTCAGCCGGGCAGAACAGATGGATTCCCAGTTGAACCTCATGAGCAAAGAACAGCTTGGGTCCAGGATTGCTTTCAATGTTGCCATTGCGGTTGAACACATGGTTCTGAGGGCACTTGACTTCGGTCTTGGCAGTTGCTGGGTCCGGCTGATCGACGAACAGAAGATTCGTGATATTTTTGGCTGGGACGAGAATATATTTGTTGTAGCCCTGCTCCCGCTGGGATACCCGGATGAGTCTCCTCGACCGAGGAAAAGGCTGAGGCTTGAAGATCTCATACTGGAATAG
- a CDS encoding peptidoglycan DD-metalloendopeptidase family protein, with protein sequence MVFLFPFLLPASHCSLAETPQEEYKQIQKEIRSQKRKIEQTRKKESSVLSEIENINKQLKIVESDLRKYRKRLQATESQIARVESEIAEKKRKIESHREWIKQKIRSIHKYGNYTDTMMLFMSAEDISQVMRNIKYLQFIATSENRVLNDYKANLENLTIQEKKLVTLKKELSRNREKVSAEEQSLAEKKEDREILLVSVKKEKSSYTKMLKEMEQASKKLLEIIRESERAERERREILSDKNFSTLKGKLPWPVDGRIVVRYGSQKDPQFNTPIFRSGTFIEATPDAMARSVHGGKVVFAEWFKGYGQLVILNHGDGYHSLYGSLSEIFANVGDIIKEMHVIGRVGNSGIVNSDGLYFEIRYKGKPLDPLQWLQRR encoded by the coding sequence ATGGTATTCCTCTTCCCCTTTCTCCTTCCGGCGTCTCACTGCTCTCTGGCCGAAACACCCCAGGAGGAATACAAACAGATACAGAAAGAGATCCGTTCACAAAAGAGAAAAATCGAGCAGACCAGGAAAAAAGAATCATCGGTCCTCTCAGAGATAGAAAATATCAACAAGCAGCTTAAGATAGTTGAGTCGGATCTCAGAAAATACAGAAAACGCCTTCAGGCAACCGAGTCCCAGATTGCCAGGGTAGAGAGCGAAATTGCGGAGAAGAAAAGAAAAATCGAGAGTCACAGGGAGTGGATCAAGCAGAAAATAAGGTCCATTCACAAATACGGCAATTACACAGACACCATGATGCTGTTCATGAGTGCCGAGGACATCTCTCAAGTCATGAGGAATATCAAGTATCTGCAGTTTATTGCAACCAGCGAAAACAGAGTATTGAACGATTACAAAGCGAATCTGGAGAATCTCACCATACAGGAAAAGAAACTTGTAACCCTGAAAAAAGAACTCTCCAGAAACCGGGAAAAAGTCAGCGCTGAGGAACAATCCCTTGCAGAAAAAAAAGAGGACAGAGAAATATTGCTTGTTTCAGTGAAAAAAGAAAAATCTTCCTATACAAAGATGCTGAAAGAGATGGAGCAGGCATCAAAAAAGCTCCTTGAAATCATCAGGGAATCAGAAAGGGCTGAACGGGAACGCAGGGAGATCCTCTCTGACAAAAACTTCTCAACCCTCAAGGGGAAGCTCCCCTGGCCGGTGGACGGCAGGATAGTCGTCCGTTACGGTTCTCAGAAAGACCCTCAGTTCAATACCCCTATATTCAGGAGCGGCACTTTTATTGAAGCGACACCAGACGCAATGGCCCGATCCGTGCATGGCGGCAAGGTGGTTTTCGCAGAATGGTTCAAGGGGTACGGCCAGCTCGTGATTCTTAACCATGGAGACGGGTATCATTCCCTATACGGAAGTTTATCAGAGATTTTTGCAAACGTAGGAGATATAATAAAGGAAATGCATGTCATAGGACGTGTAGGCAATTCCGGCATCGTGAATTCCGACGGCCTGTATTTTGAAATCCGGTATAAAGGCAAACCACTTGACCCGTTACAGTGGCTGCAGAGACGATAA
- the lptD gene encoding LPS assembly protein LptD: MTGTHHTMNPCDTVSASHKISEVMLNAGVFRGSLSAVILSLQKAISPHRSFVIWSAFYSLFFFLFAASGLFYAGRCFAGEQTVITSDTLEYHKDTASYLARGHVKIQQGDAVIEALEIRYNEQTSEVVATGDVIYNDSKTSIRAARIEMNLETGTGTIFDAQILYKKDNYHVSGREIRKLGDKYYFSPEATFTTCDGPVPAWCFHGKDIDAMIGDRLKAKDVSFRIMDIPVLYAPYLWAPILTERKSGILMPVIGYSNSRGLHLNIPLYWAISENHDATFILDEYTKRGLGEGLEYRYIEPGNIKGKWWLYHLRDNELHKDFVEFRAFHDQHSADGPGGYINVNLINEKDYYREFVNDIQIRTHRFLDSTGEVTVPFSNSRVYLLSQYWIDLKTGSLDPAQKLPEAGFVLNPTRTGHFLVSATTAFTNFWRDEGILGQRADIYPQISYSFGEDISVLQTLGLRETAYSLRRGDKNSLNRESLEYRITGHSRVSKRYGPYTHIVEPSISYTFISNSENSLPIFDSAEQMQKTSRIEIAFLNRLFSDKGEFLVFRISEGFDSYLGDRPFLPLKLEIGMRRPVAMRLDSEYNVHTGRLENINSDIRLDFSDISLTAGQRYSRSDNINTFVAGIGIHPYKSLFIDSRFWYDAEENETRDIALNIKYIRQCWGVNLGFVKRPGDFSVTVLFELKGITRALKI; this comes from the coding sequence ATGACGGGAACACATCATACCATGAATCCGTGTGATACCGTATCAGCATCTCACAAAATCAGTGAGGTGATGCTGAATGCGGGAGTTTTTCGCGGCTCTTTATCTGCAGTCATACTGTCTCTGCAGAAAGCAATATCCCCGCACAGATCCTTCGTAATATGGTCGGCTTTTTACTCTCTTTTCTTTTTTCTGTTTGCCGCTTCCGGCCTGTTTTATGCTGGCCGCTGTTTTGCCGGAGAGCAGACGGTTATTACCTCAGACACGCTCGAATACCACAAGGATACGGCATCCTATCTTGCCAGGGGGCATGTGAAAATCCAGCAGGGCGATGCAGTAATCGAAGCCCTCGAAATACGCTATAACGAGCAGACCTCAGAGGTCGTCGCAACCGGGGATGTCATTTACAATGACAGCAAGACATCGATCCGGGCAGCCCGGATTGAGATGAACCTTGAAACCGGAACAGGGACGATCTTTGATGCACAGATACTCTACAAAAAGGACAACTATCATGTCTCCGGCCGGGAAATCAGGAAACTCGGAGACAAATATTATTTCAGCCCTGAGGCGACGTTTACGACATGCGACGGACCGGTCCCTGCCTGGTGCTTTCACGGAAAAGATATTGACGCGATGATAGGAGATCGACTGAAGGCGAAAGATGTATCTTTTCGCATCATGGATATCCCGGTCCTTTATGCCCCGTATCTGTGGGCGCCAATTCTTACCGAGAGAAAATCAGGCATTCTGATGCCTGTGATAGGGTACAGCAATTCAAGGGGTCTGCACCTGAACATACCGCTGTACTGGGCAATTTCAGAAAACCACGATGCAACATTCATCCTCGACGAATATACAAAAAGAGGGCTTGGAGAAGGTCTTGAATACAGATATATTGAGCCTGGCAATATAAAAGGAAAGTGGTGGCTGTATCATCTCAGGGATAACGAACTGCACAAGGATTTCGTTGAATTCAGGGCGTTTCACGATCAGCATTCCGCTGACGGTCCCGGTGGATATATCAATGTCAATCTTATCAATGAAAAAGATTACTACCGGGAGTTTGTCAACGATATCCAGATAAGGACTCACCGTTTTCTTGACTCCACAGGAGAGGTAACTGTTCCTTTCTCCAATTCCCGTGTCTATCTCTTGTCGCAATACTGGATTGACCTCAAGACCGGCAGTCTGGATCCCGCCCAGAAGCTTCCCGAAGCAGGATTTGTGCTGAATCCCACCAGGACAGGTCATTTCCTGGTATCCGCAACAACCGCGTTCACAAACTTCTGGAGGGATGAAGGAATCCTCGGGCAACGGGCTGATATCTATCCGCAGATATCCTACTCCTTCGGCGAAGACATCTCGGTTTTGCAGACTCTCGGTCTCAGGGAAACAGCCTATTCCCTGAGAAGAGGAGACAAAAATTCCCTTAACCGGGAATCCCTCGAGTATCGCATAACAGGGCATTCCAGGGTATCGAAACGGTACGGACCCTATACCCATATCGTCGAACCATCCATCAGCTACACCTTCATATCAAACTCTGAAAACAGCCTCCCTATCTTCGACTCAGCCGAACAGATGCAAAAGACATCGAGAATTGAAATTGCATTCCTCAACAGGTTGTTCTCAGACAAGGGAGAGTTTTTGGTATTCAGGATATCAGAGGGGTTCGATTCTTATCTTGGCGACAGACCGTTTCTGCCGCTGAAGCTCGAAATCGGGATGCGGAGGCCGGTTGCAATGCGGCTTGATTCGGAATACAATGTGCACACGGGGAGACTGGAAAACATCAACTCAGATATCCGGCTTGATTTCTCTGACATATCCCTCACTGCCGGGCAGAGATACAGCAGGTCGGACAATATCAATACCTTTGTCGCGGGTATCGGGATACATCCCTACAAATCGCTTTTTATCGACAGCCGCTTCTGGTACGATGCTGAGGAAAATGAGACAAGGGACATCGCCCTGAATATCAAATACATACGCCAGTGCTGGGGTGTCAATCTGGGGTTTGTCAAAAGGCCCGGCGATTTTTCGGTCACCGTGCTTTTTGAACTGAAGGGAATCACAAGGGCACTCAAAATATAG
- a CDS encoding S41 family peptidase has product MGKRMFDKKPLLTVFLILFVASAGIFIGRWTLTSVQAEVEGYEELKVFSEALSLVRKNYVEDSKPKDLIYGAIKGMVNSLDPHSAFMTPEQFKEMQVDTKGEFGGIGIQIGIKEGMLTVIAPIEDTPAYKVGIKAADKIIKINDEFTKDMSLQDAVSRMRGAPSTSVKITILREGWKETKDFTILRQIIKIKSVKSKVIEDTIGYVKIIQFQEQTSSDLSNAMQSLVKQKISSLILDLRNNPGGLLNSAVDVSSQFLPSDKLVVYMKDKKGEKVEYRSGKNNANTQLPMVILVNQGSASASEIVAGALKDWNRAVLIGSQTFGKGSVQSVVPLADGSALRLTTARYYTPKGISIQTTGITPDIMVKQELKEGEKGRPVIREKDLERHLKNGQLDFEDVQEGSDEMIPIEIDEKEDIQLQRAIDLLKTWNVFRELPKAS; this is encoded by the coding sequence ATGGGAAAAAGGATGTTTGACAAGAAACCGCTCCTGACGGTTTTTCTTATACTATTTGTCGCCTCAGCAGGCATCTTCATCGGAAGGTGGACACTGACCAGTGTACAGGCTGAGGTCGAAGGATATGAAGAGCTCAAGGTATTTTCAGAGGCACTTTCACTGGTAAGGAAAAATTACGTCGAGGATAGCAAACCAAAAGACCTGATTTACGGCGCTATTAAAGGAATGGTGAATTCTCTCGATCCTCATTCTGCCTTTATGACTCCAGAACAGTTCAAGGAGATGCAGGTTGATACGAAAGGCGAATTCGGAGGAATTGGAATACAGATAGGAATAAAAGAAGGCATGCTGACGGTTATCGCACCGATAGAAGATACCCCTGCATACAAGGTAGGAATCAAGGCCGCTGATAAAATCATAAAGATCAATGACGAATTCACGAAGGACATGAGTCTTCAGGATGCCGTCAGCAGGATGAGAGGCGCTCCTTCAACATCGGTCAAGATCACTATACTGAGAGAAGGCTGGAAAGAAACGAAAGACTTCACTATCTTGAGACAGATAATCAAGATCAAGAGCGTGAAATCGAAGGTTATCGAAGATACCATCGGGTATGTAAAGATAATTCAGTTTCAGGAACAGACCTCGTCTGATCTTTCGAATGCAATGCAATCTCTTGTAAAACAGAAGATCAGCTCTCTTATTCTTGACCTGAGGAACAATCCGGGGGGACTTTTGAACAGCGCTGTTGACGTCTCAAGCCAGTTCCTGCCTTCGGATAAACTGGTGGTCTACATGAAAGACAAAAAAGGTGAAAAGGTTGAGTATCGGAGCGGAAAAAACAATGCAAACACCCAGTTACCCATGGTAATACTGGTCAATCAGGGCAGTGCAAGCGCTTCCGAGATCGTTGCCGGTGCGCTGAAAGACTGGAACAGGGCTGTGCTGATCGGTTCCCAGACGTTCGGCAAGGGATCCGTCCAGTCAGTGGTCCCGCTTGCCGACGGCTCAGCGCTCAGGCTAACGACAGCCCGGTATTACACACCCAAAGGCATTTCCATACAGACAACCGGCATTACACCCGATATCATGGTGAAACAGGAATTAAAGGAAGGGGAAAAAGGGCGGCCCGTCATTAGAGAAAAAGATCTCGAAAGGCATCTGAAAAATGGTCAGCTTGATTTCGAAGACGTTCAGGAAGGGTCTGATGAAATGATACCTATCGAGATTGACGAGAAAGAGGATATTCAGCTGCAAAGGGCTATCGACCTGCTGAAGACCTGGAACGTCTTCAGGGAACTGCCAAAAGCCTCATAG
- a CDS encoding folylpolyglutamate synthase/dihydrofolate synthase family protein: protein MIYNETVSYLYNLQKYGIKLGLDNIRRLASSLGSPQQSYRCIHVAGTNGKGSTSAMIASILQAAGFKTGLFTSPHLISFTERIRINDTQITEDEVVALVSELRDTISLSKGFSPTFFEVVTAMAMLYFKRKKIDIAVMEVGMGGRLDATNIVSPEVSVITSISMDHEEFLGKTLEEIAEEKAGIIKNSVPVVVSRQDAGPLGVIEKTAEKRSADMYLYGKDFSSELKRKDITGILFRFSGGRSCIMDDMVLPLAGEHQMLNASVALEAAMIALGRCTSYMQSPPCHPLHEFPELSQYLREGLRNVKWSGRLEFVHEDPPILIDGAHNAAAATALSRELKDCFAGMHRRLILILGIMGDKDVPGIMGPLLPLASDIILTAPSYARAARPDTLADIARSLGFPRVTTAPTVKDAIAHAKTMASGAMYDGTSTKGYPENALPLIVITGSFYTIGEAKEVLGQRGVLTGLRE from the coding sequence ATGATTTACAATGAAACGGTCAGCTATCTCTATAATCTCCAGAAATACGGAATCAAGTTAGGTCTGGACAATATCCGCAGGCTGGCCTCTTCCCTCGGTTCTCCCCAGCAGTCTTACCGTTGTATCCATGTGGCAGGGACAAACGGAAAGGGTTCGACATCAGCAATGATCGCGTCTATTCTGCAGGCAGCAGGCTTCAAAACCGGCCTTTTCACTTCACCCCATCTCATAAGCTTTACGGAAAGGATAAGGATAAATGATACCCAGATAACTGAGGATGAAGTTGTTGCCCTTGTGTCAGAATTAAGGGATACCATTTCACTCAGCAAAGGTTTTTCTCCCACATTTTTCGAAGTGGTGACCGCTATGGCAATGCTCTATTTCAAGAGAAAAAAAATCGACATCGCCGTCATGGAGGTCGGTATGGGAGGAAGGCTCGATGCTACCAATATCGTGTCACCGGAAGTATCGGTCATCACCAGTATCAGCATGGATCATGAGGAGTTCCTCGGCAAAACCCTCGAGGAAATTGCGGAAGAAAAGGCAGGGATTATAAAGAACAGCGTTCCTGTTGTGGTGTCCCGGCAGGATGCCGGTCCGCTTGGAGTAATTGAGAAGACCGCGGAGAAAAGGTCTGCTGACATGTATCTGTACGGAAAAGATTTTTCCTCAGAACTGAAAAGAAAAGACATCACGGGGATTTTGTTCAGATTTTCAGGAGGTCGATCATGCATTATGGACGACATGGTGCTGCCGCTGGCTGGTGAACACCAGATGCTGAATGCCTCTGTTGCCCTGGAAGCAGCAATGATCGCATTAGGCAGATGCACGTCGTACATGCAGTCCCCTCCCTGTCACCCGTTACATGAGTTCCCGGAATTGTCTCAATACTTAAGGGAAGGACTGAGAAATGTAAAATGGTCCGGGAGACTTGAATTCGTGCATGAAGACCCGCCGATCCTGATCGACGGGGCACACAATGCAGCAGCTGCGACCGCACTGTCCAGGGAACTGAAAGACTGTTTCGCCGGGATGCACCGCAGGCTCATTTTGATACTCGGCATCATGGGAGACAAGGATGTGCCCGGGATCATGGGTCCGCTGCTTCCTCTTGCATCAGATATCATCCTGACCGCTCCCTCATATGCCAGGGCTGCGAGACCTGATACGCTTGCGGATATCGCCCGTTCACTCGGCTTCCCCCGCGTCACAACCGCGCCTACAGTAAAGGATGCGATTGCGCATGCGAAAACAATGGCGTCCGGTGCCATGTATGATGGAACATCTACGAAAGGCTACCCGGAAAACGCCCTGCCCCTTATAGTGATTACCGGTTCATTCTACACAATAGGAGAAGCAAAGGAAGTGCTTGGCCAGAGGGGTGTGCTTACAGGTCTTAGGGAATAG
- the ftsE gene encoding cell division ATP-binding protein FtsE, giving the protein MIHFEDVSKHYENHTALRKVTFSVEKGEMVFITGPSGSGKSTLLKLIYMAEKPDEGSVRVSEWDVDRLRESRIPELRRQIGVVFQDFRLLKNKNIFENVALALRIRRMDEREIKARVFDSLKMVNLRHKTESYPPTLSGGEQQRIAIARAIVSEPMIILADEPTGNVDPDTSAGIMKTFKDINARGATILIATHNQELFRNSGKRVFKLDFGNFAGEEIC; this is encoded by the coding sequence ATGATACATTTCGAAGACGTATCAAAACACTATGAAAATCATACCGCATTAAGGAAAGTAACCTTTTCTGTCGAAAAAGGCGAAATGGTCTTCATTACCGGACCAAGCGGGTCAGGCAAATCCACTCTCCTGAAACTTATTTACATGGCGGAAAAACCCGATGAGGGAAGTGTCAGGGTTTCAGAATGGGATGTCGACAGGCTCAGGGAGTCGAGGATCCCGGAGCTGAGAAGGCAAATCGGCGTGGTATTTCAGGATTTCAGACTCCTCAAGAACAAGAATATTTTTGAGAATGTAGCCCTTGCCCTGAGAATACGACGCATGGACGAAAGAGAGATAAAAGCACGGGTTTTCGATTCTCTCAAGATGGTAAATCTGCGTCATAAAACTGAAAGTTACCCTCCGACACTCTCGGGGGGTGAACAGCAAAGGATCGCGATTGCGCGAGCGATAGTCTCTGAACCAATGATCATCCTCGCTGACGAACCGACAGGGAATGTCGACCCGGATACATCCGCCGGAATCATGAAAACATTCAAGGACATCAACGCACGGGGAGCTACAATACTTATCGCCACACACAATCAGGAGCTTTTCAGAAACAGCGGGAAACGGGTCTTTAAGCTGGATTTCGGCAATTTTGCCGGAGAGGAGATCTGCTGA
- a CDS encoding transketolase family protein, protein MGERAQTTAHAVQTAGRKQVATRDAYGAALLELGNKRNDLVVLDADLSGSTKTGKFAKAFPERFFNLGVSEQDMIGTAGGLSLAGKLPFASTFAVFQTGRAWEQIRQTVCYSNLNVKLVATHSGITVGEDGASHQAIEDVALMRVLPNMTVIVPADGNETRQVINTIAEYKGPVYVRLGRAKIPLVMPDDYVFNIGKAHAFHIGKDVNIVAMGIMVGMALNAAAKLQEENIDAGVINMSTVKPLDADVLLKAAEKSRVLITAEEHSIIGGLGSAVSEFLSETRPSTVVRIGIRDDFGCSGKSEELLTHYGLTPENIAETVRKALGK, encoded by the coding sequence ATGGGAGAAAGGGCACAGACAACAGCGCATGCCGTACAGACTGCTGGAAGGAAACAGGTGGCCACAAGAGATGCCTATGGAGCAGCACTGCTTGAACTCGGTAATAAAAGAAACGATCTGGTTGTCCTGGATGCAGACCTTTCCGGATCGACAAAAACCGGGAAATTTGCCAAGGCGTTTCCTGAACGGTTCTTCAATCTTGGCGTTTCTGAACAGGATATGATCGGCACTGCAGGCGGACTTTCTCTCGCAGGGAAATTGCCTTTTGCTTCAACATTTGCGGTATTTCAAACCGGTCGAGCATGGGAACAGATACGGCAGACTGTCTGTTATTCCAACCTCAATGTCAAACTGGTAGCCACTCATAGCGGGATTACCGTAGGTGAGGACGGAGCATCCCATCAGGCGATTGAAGACGTGGCCCTCATGAGGGTGCTCCCCAATATGACTGTCATTGTGCCTGCAGACGGCAATGAGACCAGGCAGGTGATCAATACTATCGCAGAGTACAAAGGGCCGGTGTATGTAAGGCTCGGAAGGGCAAAAATTCCCTTGGTCATGCCGGATGACTATGTTTTCAATATTGGGAAAGCTCACGCGTTTCATATCGGAAAGGATGTGAACATCGTAGCCATGGGAATCATGGTAGGAATGGCCCTTAACGCGGCAGCAAAGCTGCAAGAGGAAAATATCGATGCCGGAGTGATCAACATGTCCACGGTAAAACCCCTCGATGCCGATGTATTGCTGAAAGCCGCGGAAAAAAGCAGAGTGCTGATTACCGCAGAAGAGCATTCCATCATAGGAGGACTGGGAAGCGCGGTAAGCGAATTTCTCTCTGAAACCCGTCCTTCAACCGTTGTCAGGATCGGCATAAGGGATGACTTCGGATGTTCGGGGAAATCAGAAGAACTATTGACGCATTACGGGCTGACTCCCGAAAATATAGCCGAAACTGTCCGCAAGGCGCTTGGAAAATGA
- a CDS encoding adenylyl-sulfate kinase — MRIAIAVWLTGLPGSGKSSVADEVKKNLPGIVVLRMDRLRKIVTPEPTYSESERDIVYRALVFLAANLTKLGHDVIIDATGNLRKWRDLARQHIPGYIEVYLRCPLQVCMQREQLRKTAHDAPGDIYRKGTEGWPVPGITVPYEEPLNPEIIIDSDSTPVKEAAARIMEKIARR; from the coding sequence ATGAGAATCGCAATTGCGGTGTGGCTGACAGGTCTTCCCGGGAGCGGAAAGAGCTCTGTCGCCGATGAAGTGAAAAAAAACCTTCCCGGCATTGTTGTTCTCAGGATGGATCGGTTGCGGAAAATCGTGACTCCCGAGCCGACATATTCGGAATCAGAAAGGGATATTGTTTACAGGGCATTGGTATTTCTTGCAGCCAATCTTACAAAACTCGGCCATGATGTCATCATAGATGCGACGGGAAATCTCAGAAAATGGCGTGATCTCGCAAGACAGCATATTCCCGGATACATTGAAGTGTATCTCAGATGCCCGTTGCAAGTGTGCATGCAGCGGGAGCAACTGCGGAAAACAGCGCATGACGCACCAGGGGATATTTATCGCAAGGGTACAGAAGGCTGGCCTGTACCGGGAATTACGGTGCCTTATGAGGAACCGCTGAATCCTGAAATCATCATTGATTCGGACAGCACTCCCGTAAAAGAGGCTGCAGCGAGAATCATGGAAAAAATAGCGCGGAGGTAG